A stretch of Kaistella flava (ex Peng et al. 2021) DNA encodes these proteins:
- a CDS encoding c-type cytochrome, translating to MTIERTPERIARGQYLANHVTNCMDCHSKRDWTRFAGASTEGTLGIGGDLFDKNFGFPGKYYAKNITPYGLSRYTDGELFRVITTGVTKEGEAIFPVMPYHYYGQMDQEDIKSIIAYIRTLKSIENRVPNSTSDFPMNFIINTIPHQANFTIIPAKTDIINYGKYLTNAAACVECHTKFEKGSLVAGTEFGGGREFPFPNGSIVRSSNISPDKETGLGDWTEKMFLDLFHTRSDSTILNTKLKPGDFNSMMPWTMYGKMNDEDLSAIFAYLKTVKPIKNSVVRFTSGKEGE from the coding sequence ATGACCATAGAAAGAACTCCCGAAAGAATTGCACGTGGACAATATCTCGCCAACCATGTTACCAATTGTATGGATTGCCATTCCAAACGTGACTGGACAAGATTTGCGGGAGCTTCAACTGAAGGAACTTTGGGAATTGGTGGAGATTTATTCGATAAAAACTTCGGGTTTCCAGGAAAATATTATGCAAAAAATATTACACCGTACGGACTAAGTCGTTACACCGATGGTGAACTTTTCAGAGTAATAACAACCGGTGTTACGAAAGAAGGTGAAGCTATATTTCCTGTAATGCCTTATCATTACTACGGACAAATGGATCAGGAAGATATTAAATCCATCATTGCCTACATCCGCACCTTGAAATCTATCGAAAATAGGGTGCCTAATTCTACGTCTGATTTTCCGATGAATTTTATCATCAACACCATTCCACACCAGGCAAATTTTACAATAATACCCGCAAAAACCGATATTATTAATTATGGGAAATATTTGACGAATGCCGCAGCTTGTGTGGAATGTCATACCAAATTTGAGAAAGGCAGCTTGGTTGCCGGAACAGAATTCGGAGGAGGAAGAGAATTTCCTTTTCCCAATGGTTCGATTGTTCGTTCCAGCAATATTTCGCCTGATAAAGAAACCGGTTTGGGAGACTGGACGGAAAAAATGTTCCTTGATTTATTTCATACCCGTTCGGATTCTACGATTCTTAACACCAAACTTAAACCCGGAGATTTTAATTCGATGATGCCATGGACGATGTATGGCAAGATGAATGATGAAGACCTGAGTGCAATTTTTGCTTATTTAAAAACAGTTAAACCCATTAAAAATTCGGTGGTGCGTTTTACGTCTGGTAAGGAAGGTGAATAG
- a CDS encoding phosphoribosyl-AMP cyclohydrolase, which yields MKTTNFKMRMNWNIIAVFFAAMVLLGITSCKVSETNSQIDIRTKTITKQEVADAQKAWGEGIVNIGKVFSEHGDYKAAATAHLNNFYNYQEGTVLFKPTLASQNQFRTDFEGALSYFVAGNSKYPEDAGFAINPWSAVRWENIGTKIIGNMAVAMGNYYFTPATGGNEGKVEYSFAYTKNNTGQLKIILHDSHYPYSPKK from the coding sequence ATGAAAACGACAAACTTTAAAATGAGAATGAACTGGAATATAATTGCGGTATTTTTTGCTGCAATGGTACTGCTAGGAATTACTTCCTGTAAAGTAAGTGAAACAAACAGTCAAATTGATATTAGAACTAAAACTATTACCAAACAAGAAGTAGCAGATGCGCAGAAAGCATGGGGCGAAGGTATTGTGAACATTGGAAAAGTTTTTTCAGAACATGGTGACTACAAAGCGGCTGCTACTGCACACCTCAATAATTTTTATAATTATCAGGAAGGTACTGTTTTGTTTAAACCAACTTTAGCCTCTCAAAATCAGTTCCGTACTGATTTTGAAGGTGCCTTATCCTATTTTGTAGCAGGGAACAGCAAATATCCGGAAGATGCAGGTTTTGCTATTAATCCATGGAGCGCTGTGCGGTGGGAAAATATTGGGACTAAAATTATTGGTAATATGGCTGTAGCGATGGGCAATTATTATTTCACACCGGCAACAGGTGGTAATGAAGGAAAAGTAGAATATTCTTTTGCCTACACGAAAAATAATACGGGTCAACTGAAGATCATCCTTCATGATTCCCACTATCCCTATTCGCCAAAAAAATAA
- a CDS encoding AMP-dependent synthetase/ligase, which yields MSIKRTFDFAHNALEKYSREDMFVTKYNGKWEKTSTSEFIALGNKVSRGLLKLGIKPGDKIALITTATRTEWAVMDLGISQIGAVSVPVYPSISADDYNFIFNNADVKYCFVSDNDLYEKVMKIRNQVATLQGVFSFDEINGAPNWREIIDLGSDEATQGEVEDISNSINTEDLATIIYTSGTTGKPKGVMLSHLNIVSNVLGSNPRIPRVKGLEYSDIKILSFLPICHIFERMLFYLYQYNGYAIYFAESIEKMGDNIKEVQPHIMSVVPRLIEKVYDKIYDKGTSAGGLKSKIFLWALGVNKAKEKLGKPSGLKEIIADKLVFSKWREGLGGNIITLVSGSAALSARLNKMFQNAGIPILEGYGLTETSPVISVNSFGKIKIGTVGHVLDNLEVKIQEDGEITVKGPSVFKSYFKNEEMTKEVFTADGFFKTGDIGHLDDEGYLHITDRKKEMFKTSGGKYIAPQVIENLAKASKFIEQIMVVGDGEKMPCAFVQPDFNFIKNWAERKQLKIGTTPAEMAKSPELKERIGKEIAYLNTKLGNWEQIKRFELTPEVWSIDLGLLTPTLKLKRKAVKERYIKLYNEMYGHTE from the coding sequence ATGTCAATAAAAAGAACTTTTGATTTCGCGCATAATGCGTTAGAAAAATATTCAAGAGAAGATATGTTCGTTACCAAATATAATGGTAAGTGGGAAAAAACATCGACCAGCGAATTTATCGCTCTAGGAAATAAAGTGTCTCGAGGGTTATTAAAACTCGGCATAAAACCAGGAGATAAAATCGCGCTAATCACCACTGCCACAAGAACTGAGTGGGCGGTAATGGATTTGGGAATCTCTCAAATCGGCGCAGTTTCTGTACCTGTTTATCCAAGTATTTCGGCTGACGATTATAATTTTATCTTTAATAATGCTGATGTGAAATATTGTTTTGTTTCTGATAATGACTTGTATGAAAAAGTGATGAAAATTAGAAACCAAGTAGCCACGTTACAAGGTGTTTTTAGTTTTGATGAAATTAACGGTGCACCGAACTGGCGGGAAATTATTGATTTAGGAAGTGATGAAGCGACACAAGGTGAAGTTGAAGATATCTCTAACTCCATTAATACAGAAGATTTAGCAACGATTATCTATACCTCTGGAACGACAGGAAAACCGAAAGGAGTAATGCTCTCCCATTTGAATATTGTATCAAATGTATTGGGTTCTAATCCAAGAATTCCGAGAGTGAAAGGTTTGGAATATTCGGATATCAAAATTTTAAGTTTCCTACCGATTTGTCACATTTTCGAAAGAATGCTTTTTTATCTTTATCAATACAATGGCTATGCGATTTATTTTGCGGAGAGCATTGAAAAGATGGGCGATAACATCAAGGAAGTGCAGCCGCATATTATGTCGGTAGTGCCGAGATTGATCGAGAAAGTGTACGATAAGATTTACGATAAAGGAACAAGTGCCGGTGGGTTAAAATCTAAAATATTCCTGTGGGCACTTGGCGTGAATAAAGCCAAAGAGAAATTAGGAAAACCATCTGGTTTAAAAGAAATTATTGCTGATAAATTGGTTTTCTCCAAATGGAGAGAAGGTTTGGGAGGAAATATCATTACGTTAGTTTCGGGTTCTGCGGCGTTGTCTGCACGATTAAATAAAATGTTTCAAAATGCCGGAATTCCTATATTGGAAGGTTATGGTTTAACGGAAACTTCGCCAGTAATTTCAGTGAACAGTTTCGGTAAAATTAAAATCGGAACGGTAGGTCATGTTTTAGATAATCTGGAAGTTAAAATTCAGGAAGATGGTGAGATTACGGTAAAAGGTCCTTCTGTATTTAAATCTTATTTTAAAAATGAAGAGATGACCAAAGAAGTATTTACGGCTGATGGTTTCTTTAAAACAGGCGATATCGGACATCTTGATGATGAAGGTTATTTGCATATTACCGATCGTAAAAAAGAAATGTTCAAAACTTCTGGTGGGAAATATATCGCGCCTCAGGTGATTGAAAATCTAGCCAAAGCGTCAAAATTCATTGAGCAAATTATGGTGGTTGGTGATGGTGAAAAAATGCCGTGTGCTTTTGTACAGCCGGATTTCAATTTCATCAAAAACTGGGCAGAAAGAAAACAGTTAAAAATCGGAACTACGCCAGCCGAAATGGCTAAAAGTCCGGAACTCAAAGAAAGAATAGGAAAAGAAATCGCTTATCTCAACACCAAATTAGGAAACTGGGAACAGATTAAAAGATTCGAACTCACGCCAGAAGTTTGGTCGATTGATTTAGGTCTCCTCACTCCTACTTTGAAACTGAAGAGAAAAGCAGTGAAAGAAAGGTACATCAAGCTGTATAATGAAATGTACGGACATACGGAGTAA
- a CDS encoding acyl-CoA dehydrogenase, translating into MNFNLSEEQLMIQQAARDFAQTELLPGVIERDNAQKFPHEQVKKMGELGLLGMMVDPKYGGAGMDSVSYVLAMEEIAKVDASAAVVMSVNNSLVCAGLEKFCNEEQKMKYLKPLASGEVIGAFALSEPEAGSDATSQQTTAVDKGDHYILNGTKNWITNGGTATYYIVIAQTDPEKKHKGINAFIVEKGWKGFEIGPKEDKLGIRGSDTHSLLFTDVVVPKENRIGEDGFGFNFAMAVLNGGRIGIASQALGIASGAYELALKYAKTRKAFKTEIINHQAIAFKLADMATSIMAARMLCFKAAVEKDEGKDISEIGAMAKLYSSQVAMDTTIEAVQIHGGYGYVKEYHVERMMRDAKITQIYEGTSEIQKIVISRSIAKNSN; encoded by the coding sequence ATGAATTTTAATTTATCTGAAGAACAGTTAATGATTCAGCAAGCTGCAAGAGATTTTGCACAAACTGAACTTTTACCAGGAGTAATAGAAAGGGACAACGCTCAGAAGTTTCCTCACGAACAGGTAAAGAAAATGGGAGAACTGGGACTACTTGGTATGATGGTAGATCCTAAATATGGCGGTGCAGGAATGGATAGCGTTTCTTATGTACTTGCTATGGAAGAAATTGCAAAAGTAGATGCCTCTGCGGCGGTAGTAATGTCTGTAAACAATTCATTGGTTTGCGCTGGTCTTGAAAAATTTTGCAACGAAGAGCAAAAAATGAAATATCTAAAACCACTTGCAAGTGGGGAAGTAATCGGTGCATTTGCTTTATCAGAGCCGGAAGCGGGTTCAGATGCTACTTCGCAACAAACAACGGCAGTTGATAAAGGTGATCATTATATCTTAAACGGAACTAAAAACTGGATTACCAACGGTGGTACTGCAACTTACTATATTGTTATTGCACAAACCGATCCTGAAAAGAAACATAAAGGAATCAATGCTTTCATCGTTGAAAAAGGATGGAAAGGTTTCGAAATCGGTCCAAAAGAAGACAAGTTGGGAATTCGCGGAAGTGATACGCATTCTTTGCTTTTCACAGATGTAGTTGTTCCGAAAGAAAACAGAATTGGTGAGGACGGTTTTGGATTTAACTTCGCAATGGCAGTTTTAAACGGTGGTAGAATCGGTATTGCTTCTCAAGCTTTAGGAATCGCTTCTGGTGCTTACGAATTGGCTTTAAAATATGCTAAAACACGTAAAGCCTTCAAAACAGAAATTATCAATCACCAGGCAATTGCATTTAAATTAGCAGATATGGCAACGTCGATTATGGCAGCCAGAATGTTATGTTTCAAAGCAGCTGTAGAAAAAGACGAAGGAAAAGATATTTCTGAAATCGGAGCAATGGCAAAATTGTATTCTTCGCAAGTTGCTATGGATACTACAATTGAAGCAGTTCAAATCCATGGAGGTTACGGTTATGTAAAAGAATATCACGTTGAAAGAATGATGCGTGATGCGAAAATCACTCAAATTTATGAGGGAACTTCTGAGATTCAAAAAATCGTAATTTCAAGAAGTATCGCCAAGAACAGTAATTAG